The following is a genomic window from Aeromonas sp. FDAARGOS 1405.
AGTCCGAGGCAGCCCACTTGCGCCGCCTGCAGGGCGTTGTCGGGATTAAGGCCGCCCGCCAGCATCAGCTTGGCTTTATCGAGCGTGGCCAGCAGGGCCCAGTCGAACGCCTGACCGGTACCGCCGCTCTGGCTGCCGACTTTGGTATCCAGCAGCAGCCGATCCGCCGGGTAGTCGAGGGCGGGCAGCGGCTCGCCGCTTGTGACTCCGATTGCTTTCCAGATCTGGCAGCCAGCGGGCAGCAGCGGCCGCAGTTCCTCGATATAGGCAGCATCCTCATCCCCATGCAGTTGCACCGCGGCGAGCCCCAGCGCATCCACCGTCTTGGCAATGGTGGCGGGCTGGGCGTTGCGAAATACCCCGACATAGGAGAGCGGTGCGCCCGCCATCACGGCGCGGGCGGCGGGGATGTCCACATAACGCGGGCTTTTCGCCACAAAGATAAGACCGCCAAACACCGCGCCCGCCTGATGGGCAGCGGCGGCATCCTCGGCGCGGGTGAGGCCGCACACCTTGTTTTGGCCCAGTACCAGCTTGCGCACTGCGGCTTCCAGATCCGGCTCGGCCATCAATGACGAGCCCACCAGAAAGCCCTTGGCGTAGTGGCGCAGATCCGCTACCTGGGCGCGATGGTTGATGCCGGACTCGCTGATCACTACCCGATCGCTCGGAATATCTTTGGCCAGTTGTTTGGTGCGGTTGAGATCGACGCTCAAGTCGCGCAGATCCCGGTTGTTGATGCCAATCACCGGCGCCCCCAGCGCGATGGCGCGGGTCAGCTCCTCCTCGTTGCTCACCTCAGTGAGTACGCCCAGCCCCAGTTCTTTGGCAACCGCGAACAGGGCACGATACCCCTCGTCGGTGAGCACCGAGAGCATCAGCAGGATGGCGTCCGCCTGATAGTGGCGGGCCAGATAGACCTGATAGGGGTCAATCATGAAATCCTTGCAGAGCACCGGCTGGCTGACGCGGCTGCGCACCCGCGGCAGGAAGGCGAAATCCCCCTGAAAGAACTTCTCGTCGGTCAGCACCGAGATGGCGGTGGCGTATTTGCCATAGATGTCGGCGATCGCCTCCGGGCTGAAGTCATCGCGGATCAAGCCCTTGGAGGGGGAGGCCTTCTTGCACTCCAGAATAAAGCGGGTGGAGCCCGCCTTGAGCGCCCCGACGAAATCCCGATCGCTCGGGGTCAGCGCGCTCTGGAAGCTCTCCAGCGGTTGGGCCAGCTTGCGGGCGGCAACCCACTCCTGTTTGGCCGCCACGATCTTGCCGAGAATGGTCTGGCTGATGGAGGCCATGTTCAGAAATGCATGGGGGGCAATAAGGTCTGACATCTCGTTATCCTTGCGAAACTGGCTCTTGCCCTGTGGGCGTTCTGAATGACTGCTGTGCGACATGGTGGCTGACATCATGCCTCCTGATTGCCCGCTTCCTTATGGCTTAAAGTGGCGAGCCGAGCGGCCAGATCCGCAGCCTTGCCGCTCGCCAGCACCGCCAGCACCTCGGCCGCCGCGCTCTTGAGATCGGTCGCCTTGCCCGCCATCAGCAGCAGCGGCGCCACATTGGCGGCGATGGCGGCGTTGTGGGCCGGGGTGCCACGCCCTTCCAGAATGGCGGCGGTGATGGCACGGTTCTCTTCCGGTTCCCCCCCCTGAATGGCGCTGACCGGATAGGTCTCCAGGCCAAAGTCAGCCGGGGTGATCATAAATTCGCGGATCTCGCCGTCACGGATCTGGGCCACCTGGGTCGGGCCGTGGATGGCGATTTCATCCAGCCCGGCGCCGTGCACCACCATACCGGTTTTCAGCCCCAGTGCCAGCAGGGTTTCTGCAATGGGGCGCACCAGCTCGGGGGCATAGACCCCCATCAGCTGATAGGTGGGGCGAGCGGGGTTGATAAGCGGCCCCAGCACGTTGAACAGGGTGCGGGTCTTGAGGGCCTGGCGCACCGGCATGGCGTGGCGCACCCCGGCGTGGTACTGGGGGGCGAACAGGAAGCAGATGCCGAGCTCGTCCAGACAGCGGCGCGCCTGTGCCGGGCTCATGTCGAGCTTGATGCCCATTTTGTCGAGCAGATCGCTCGAACCCGACTTGCTCGAGACCGAGCGGTTGCCGTGCTTGGCCACTTTCAGGCCGCAGGCGGCGGCGACCAGCGCCGAGGTGGTGGAGACGTTGATGGTGTTGAGGCCATCGCCACCGGTGCCGACGATGTCGCAAAACTCGTAATCCGGACGCGGGAAGTCGCGCGCTTCCGCCAAGAGCGCCTCGGCGGCGCCGGCGATCTCCTCCGGGGTCTCCCCCTTGATCTTGAGAGCGGTCAGGAGACTGGCGAGCACGATGGGGTCCACTTCGCCACGAACCACCTGGCCGAAGGCGTCGCGGGTACTTTCACGGCTCAGAGACTGACCCTGATAGAGGGTGTTGAGATGTTGATGCATGTTGGTCTCCTTACCTTAACGCACGCTGCTTTCTGGACGGGTGATATGGGCGAGCGCCTGAGTCAGCAGACGGGCCCCTTCCGAGGTCATGATGGATTCGGGATGGAACTGGAAGCCCAGTACCCGCTCATCCTGCTGCTCGATGGCCATGGGCATCCCCTGATAGTGGGCAATCACCGTCAGCTCTTCCGGTACATAGGTGGCGACCAGCGAGTGGTAGCGGGCCACCGGCAGCGGGCTCGGCAGACCGGCGAAGGCGCCGTGGCCGTTGTGCTCAATCAGGGAGCGCTTGCCGTGGACGATCTCGCCCGCCGCGCCGACGGTGCCACCGTAGGCTTCGCACAGGGCCTGATGGCCGAGACAGATACCGAGGATGGGCACCTGACCGCGGGCCAGTTTGATGAGGTCTATCAGGCAACCCGCCTCGTGGGGGGCACCCGGGCCCGGCGAGAGCACCAGCACGGCGTCCCCTTCGCAGGCGGCGAGCTCGCTCATGATGCGGCTCGCCGGCAGGCTGTTGCGGTAGATCCGCACCGGATAACCGAGGGAGCGGAACTGATCGACGAGGTTGTAGGTAAATGAGTCGAAGTTGTCGAGCAGGAAGATATTAGTCATGGCTCACGTCCTTATGTTGCTCCTGCTGGGCGCTCAGGGCTTGCAGAGAGGTGCCATGGCTGGCGGCGATGGCGGCCAGCACGGCGGCCGCCTTGGCGCGGGTTTCGTCTGCTTCGGCCTGGGGCTTGGAGTCATAGACCACCCCGGCACCGGCTTGCACGTGGGCCACGCCCTCTTTGACAAAGGCGGAGCGGATCACGATGCAGGTATCCATCTCGCCAGCGCCGTTGATGTAGCCGACCGCACCGCCGTAGCTGCCGCGGCGCTTGCCTTCCACCATGCGAATAAGCTCGCTGGCGCGGATTTTGGGGGCGCCTGTGAGGGTGCCCATGTTCATGCAGGCCTGATAGGCGTGCAGGGCGTCAAGATCGGAGCGCAGTGTGCCGACCACCTTGGAGACCAGGTGCATCACGTGGCTGTAGCGATCCACTTTCAGCAGCTCCTTGACGTAGCGGGTGCCCGGCTCCGAGATGCGGGCGATGTCGTTGCGCCCCAGATCCACCAGCATCAGGTGCTCGGCCACCTCTTTCTCGTCCTGACGCAGCTCCAGCTCGATACGACCATCGAGATCCCGGTTGATGCTGCCATCGGGGTTGAAGCCGCGGCGGCGGGTACCGGCGATGGGGTACATCTCCACATCGCGGCTGGCGGCGCAGAATTTCACCGCGCTCTCCGGCGAGGCGCCAAACAGGGTGAAGCCCTCATCCTGCACGTAGAACATGTAGGGGCTGGGGTTGGTCTGCTTGAGGCGGCGATAGGCGGCCAGCGGGCTCGGGCAGGGCAGGGTGAAGCAGCGGGACGGCACCACCTGAAAGATGTCGCCACGGCGGATAAAGCCCTTGAGCTTCTCTACCTCGGCGCAGAACTGTTTGTCGCTCTTGTCCACGCTCATGCCGCCGGTCAGGGGCTGGGTGGTCAGCTCGGCGCAGAGGGGT
Proteins encoded in this region:
- the trpCF gene encoding bifunctional indole-3-glycerol-phosphate synthase TrpC/phosphoribosylanthranilate isomerase TrpF — protein: MSATMSHSSHSERPQGKSQFRKDNEMSDLIAPHAFLNMASISQTILGKIVAAKQEWVAARKLAQPLESFQSALTPSDRDFVGALKAGSTRFILECKKASPSKGLIRDDFSPEAIADIYGKYATAISVLTDEKFFQGDFAFLPRVRSRVSQPVLCKDFMIDPYQVYLARHYQADAILLMLSVLTDEGYRALFAVAKELGLGVLTEVSNEEELTRAIALGAPVIGINNRDLRDLSVDLNRTKQLAKDIPSDRVVISESGINHRAQVADLRHYAKGFLVGSSLMAEPDLEAAVRKLVLGQNKVCGLTRAEDAAAAHQAGAVFGGLIFVAKSPRYVDIPAARAVMAGAPLSYVGVFRNAQPATIAKTVDALGLAAVQLHGDEDAAYIEELRPLLPAGCQIWKAIGVTSGEPLPALDYPADRLLLDTKVGSQSGGTGQAFDWALLATLDKAKLMLAGGLNPDNALQAAQVGCLGLDFNSGVESAPGQKDAHKIAAAFGALRNL
- the trpD gene encoding anthranilate phosphoribosyltransferase is translated as MHQHLNTLYQGQSLSRESTRDAFGQVVRGEVDPIVLASLLTALKIKGETPEEIAGAAEALLAEARDFPRPDYEFCDIVGTGGDGLNTINVSTTSALVAAACGLKVAKHGNRSVSSKSGSSDLLDKMGIKLDMSPAQARRCLDELGICFLFAPQYHAGVRHAMPVRQALKTRTLFNVLGPLINPARPTYQLMGVYAPELVRPIAETLLALGLKTGMVVHGAGLDEIAIHGPTQVAQIRDGEIREFMITPADFGLETYPVSAIQGGEPEENRAITAAILEGRGTPAHNAAIAANVAPLLLMAGKATDLKSAAAEVLAVLASGKAADLAARLATLSHKEAGNQEA
- a CDS encoding aminodeoxychorismate/anthranilate synthase component II gives rise to the protein MTNIFLLDNFDSFTYNLVDQFRSLGYPVRIYRNSLPASRIMSELAACEGDAVLVLSPGPGAPHEAGCLIDLIKLARGQVPILGICLGHQALCEAYGGTVGAAGEIVHGKRSLIEHNGHGAFAGLPSPLPVARYHSLVATYVPEELTVIAHYQGMPMAIEQQDERVLGFQFHPESIMTSEGARLLTQALAHITRPESSVR
- a CDS encoding anthranilate synthase component 1; translation: MTATHRLPLGEFDTLKLNAPYVADPLALYTRLCQGRPNNLLLESVEIDSKAGKQSLLLVDACLRIECRGRTVRVRSLNDNGAQLQSLLAERLPAVVARSLVDGELQLDFPASDRELDEDSRLKGSSVLDVLRTLQRELDCQLGKEALFMAGSFAYDLIASFEELPEVPEGSNSCPDYCFYVAETLITIDHIERTTQLLACIFGGDSDESLVENRYTRLTERLTDFKQICQQPLCAELTTQPLTGGMSVDKSDKQFCAEVEKLKGFIRRGDIFQVVPSRCFTLPCPSPLAAYRRLKQTNPSPYMFYVQDEGFTLFGASPESAVKFCAASRDVEMYPIAGTRRRGFNPDGSINRDLDGRIELELRQDEKEVAEHLMLVDLGRNDIARISEPGTRYVKELLKVDRYSHVMHLVSKVVGTLRSDLDALHAYQACMNMGTLTGAPKIRASELIRMVEGKRRGSYGGAVGYINGAGEMDTCIVIRSAFVKEGVAHVQAGAGVVYDSKPQAEADETRAKAAAVLAAIAASHGTSLQALSAQQEQHKDVSHD